AAAAGGGGTTTAAGCGGAATGCTGATGTAGCTACGAAAAAGCCTGTGGATCGATCTGTTGGGATGGGTAGAGAAGCCGTAGGATCATACGTCGAGCTCGACCCAACCATTGTTTATCCTAACACCATATGTTTTTAAACCCATCTTCTCCTTGGGGAAGTTGGGTGCTACGCTTGGAGGCTCTAGCATTGCCCCGCTTCTGAGATCGAAGACTGCTCCGTGGCAATAGCATCTAACCACCCTTCTCTCTCTATCCACCATACCTAGAATGCATCTAGCATGGGTGCATACAGCGTCTATAGCATATAGCTCTCCATCTATCCTTGCTATGAAGATCACTTTATCATCTACCTTAACAGCTACAGATCCTCCTGCGCTTTCAAGAGCCCTCTCCGAGAAGACCCTTCTCCATGGCATATATGTCACCTATATGCGGTTTCTCCACAGCTTATAGGTTTTGCCCTGGTCAATATAGATCTGCTAGTGATCCTAGATCTGGTTTGGTTGTGTTTCTCTCTATATTGCTATAGGCTTTTGGAAGCCAATCCCTCATAGCCTCTATATCCCTCTTACTCAGCTCATGCCCTGCCTCCACGATTCTGAGTTCTACAGATGCCCCGAGGGATATAAGCATTCT
This is a stretch of genomic DNA from Sulfolobales archaeon. It encodes these proteins:
- a CDS encoding Rieske (2Fe-2S) protein; the protein is MPWRRVFSERALESAGGSVAVKVDDKVIFIARIDGELYAIDAVCTHARCILGMVDRERRVVRCYCHGAVFDLRSGAMLEPPSVAPNFPKEKMGLKTYGVRINNGWVELDV